The sequence below is a genomic window from Chitinivibrionia bacterium.
TTTTTACGGTATTCTGCACTTCGTCTTTACTGCGACCTTCTTCGGTTTCGGGACTGCCCATAATAAACGTCCCCGCCTCGACAAATATGTATTCTATGGTATCGTCCGAATTTATATAGACCACGGTCGAGAAAAAGTCGCAACTGATAAACATAAGCGCGCAAAACGCAAGCAAAATAGTCTTGCCGAAAATATTAGTTTTTTTCGTTTGTTTCATAATCAATACTCCTCTTCATTTATGGAACGAATTTCAACGCGACGATTTTTCGCCCTGCCTTCCGACGTTTCGTTATCGGCTATTGGGTAGTCGCAACCGTAGCCTTTTGAACTCAGTCTGTCTGCCGCTATTCCTCTGCCGACAAGATAATCTACAACCGCTTTTGCTCTGTCTTCGGACAATCGAATATTAAACGCGCGGCTACCCGTTATGTCCGTATGACCCGCTATTTCTATTTTCATTTCGGGATTTTTTACCATAGTCAAATAAATACTTTCGAGCGCGCGTCTTGAGCAATCGGTCAGATTGGCGGTTCCCGTCTCAAAGTTAATTCCCTCGTGGACAGTCGCTTCTTCGGCGATGTTTGCCTGCGCTACCTCGCTGAAAAACGCCGCCATTATTATGTCGCTCTGAATATTTTGCACCGTGTATTCATTCGGCGCTCCGACCGCTGCTCCGTCAACTACAAGGGTGTCGAGCATAAAGCCCAAATTCGAGATTATCGTGAATTTTTGGTCGGTGCCTCTTTCTACGCGAACTTCACCGTCGGGACTGATTTCGCCCATTACGACATCGTCCGTTTGATTGGGCGTTTTAACTATAATGGTTAAGATTTCGGGCTCTTGGCGCGTTTCTTGCGGCTCGGGCAACACAATATACTCGGTTCTCTGAAGTTCCGCGCCGCTTCTTCTTGACCTCGGAATTAAAAAACCCATACTCAAAGAATACGTCAGGTTAAATTTCCTTTCTTGGGAAACGTCGTATAGTTTCGGAATGTATTGCACATAAACATAACTGTAATTGTTGCGAGTTCCGAACAGCAGTCTTTGCGTAATGTCCAGATTTTTCCTTTCTCCGAAAAGAAGTTTCCAAAAAACGCCGCCGAAACTTCTGTAATGATACTTGGTACTGTCGATTTTTTTATCCGATGGCGACAATTTCAGGTCAACTTTAAGGATTAAATCCTGAAACCCGCCGCTTATTCCCAATACGTTGCTCACGGTTTTGTTGTTGCCGAAATAATAGCCGAAATTCGCCCAACCGCCGTAATAATACACGCCGCCGCCCACTTCGCCCGTAAGGTAAAGTCCGTTTTCAAAAATCACTCCCGCCTCAAATGCAGCTCCCATTGCTCCTGCTTTAGTTCCCATAGGAATTTCAAGGCGAGGAGAAAGCAGAAGTTCGTTTTTGCTCTGCGCCGATACAATGACTGTCAACGCTACCGCAAACATAAATATTTTAATCATCTTCTAACTCCTATCTTTGTCGTATATCCATACGTTTTTCCGCTAACACCTACCGCTTCCACAACAATCAAATATGTTCCGTTCGCCACAAATCTGCCCGCGGCGTTGGTTAGGTTCCAGACTGTCGCGCCTGTTTCTGTAAACACCACATTGCCTAAATTGTCGTAAACCACTACCCTTGATATTCTCGCATTTTCGGGCGCGACTACGTCAATTGCCACGGGCTGACTTACTATGTTGTTTGTTAGGCGTATTCCGTAATTTCCTTCTGAGACAGGTCTGTTTCTGCTGTGTTCTCTGAACGTTTTCAGGTATATTACTCTCGCGTCGGAAGGCAGATAGTTTCGCGTTTCCTTATAGCGATAGAAAATCCAATACTCCGTATCCTGTTCAAGACCGTCGAAAAGCGGGCTGTCTTGCCATTCACCGCTTCTTCCGAGACGGTATTCCAAACTATCGTTTGTCGGTAATTCCAAACTTTTGTGGGTAATAATAACTTCCGGGTCAAGCGGCAAAATTTCGTCGGGTAAGTCTTGCGGCGCTTTGTTTACCGTAAAGGTAATATCGAAACTTCGCGCCGTAATGCCGTTGCCGCCGCTGACTGTTATGGTCGCAAGGTATGTTCCCGCGTTAAGTCCGACTTTCGGCGTAATACCGAACGAAGCGCTGTCGCCGATACCGATACTTGGTATAGATGTTGCAGAAAGCGTAAAGTAGTCTGCGTTTTCGCCGCCGAGAGTAATACTGAGCGCGCCC
It includes:
- a CDS encoding OmpA family protein; the encoded protein is MIKIFMFAVALTVIVSAQSKNELLLSPRLEIPMGTKAGAMGAAFEAGVIFENGLYLTGEVGGGVYYYGGWANFGYYFGNNKTVSNVLGISGGFQDLILKVDLKLSPSDKKIDSTKYHYRSFGGVFWKLLFGERKNLDITQRLLFGTRNNYSYVYVQYIPKLYDVSQERKFNLTYSLSMGFLIPRSRRSGAELQRTEYIVLPEPQETRQEPEILTIIVKTPNQTDDVVMGEISPDGEVRVERGTDQKFTIISNLGFMLDTLVVDGAAVGAPNEYTVQNIQSDIIMAAFFSEVAQANIAEEATVHEGINFETGTANLTDCSRRALESIYLTMVKNPEMKIEIAGHTDITGSRAFNIRLSEDRAKAVVDYLVGRGIAADRLSSKGYGCDYPIADNETSEGRAKNRRVEIRSINEEEY